A genomic window from Thalassoroseus pseudoceratinae includes:
- a CDS encoding sugar phosphate isomerase/epimerase family protein produces the protein MEQWPIGVFTSVDAGLGVHLDVAQELKIPTVQVHAPHHENRTELAAQDFLNRCEKAGIKVTAVFGGFEGESYADIPTTVKTVGLVPEASRASRVAEMKEISDFARSLQCDTVALHIGFVPEDRDSAEYKSLIEATQDLLDHIKGNGQQLNLETGQETADHLLDFIEDVGRDNLFINFDPANMILYGTGDPIAALKKVSKFVRSVHCKDGVWAAEGKRGQEFGSEVPLGQGDVGMENYLRTLKEIGYTGPLTIEREIAHDRVRQKADIGEAVSLLTELKQKILG, from the coding sequence ATGGAACAATGGCCAATTGGCGTGTTTACGTCTGTCGATGCGGGTTTGGGAGTTCACCTGGATGTCGCTCAGGAACTCAAAATCCCCACCGTTCAGGTGCACGCGCCGCATCACGAGAACCGCACGGAGTTGGCGGCTCAGGATTTCTTGAATCGCTGTGAGAAAGCCGGCATCAAAGTGACGGCGGTCTTCGGCGGTTTTGAAGGCGAGAGCTACGCCGACATCCCCACGACGGTCAAAACCGTTGGTCTCGTCCCCGAAGCCAGCCGGGCGAGCCGCGTCGCCGAGATGAAAGAAATCTCCGACTTCGCCCGCAGCTTGCAATGCGATACCGTCGCTCTGCACATCGGCTTCGTGCCGGAAGACCGCGATAGTGCCGAGTATAAATCGCTCATCGAAGCAACGCAGGATTTGCTTGACCACATCAAAGGGAACGGTCAGCAATTGAACTTGGAAACCGGCCAGGAAACCGCCGATCACCTGCTGGATTTCATCGAAGACGTGGGACGGGACAACCTGTTCATCAACTTCGATCCCGCCAACATGATTCTCTACGGCACGGGCGACCCGATTGCCGCACTGAAGAAGGTCAGCAAGTTCGTTCGCAGCGTGCATTGCAAAGATGGTGTCTGGGCGGCTGAGGGCAAACGTGGTCAGGAATTCGGTTCCGAAGTGCCATTGGGTCAAGGTGACGTCGGTATGGAAAACTACCTGCGAACGCTGAAGGAAATCGGTTACACCGGACCGTTGACGATTGAACGCGAAATCGCTCACGATCGCGTTCGCCAGAAGGCCGACATCGGTGAAGCCGTCAGTTTGCTGACGGAACTCAAGCAAAAAATCCTCGGTTAA
- a CDS encoding NADPH:quinone reductase has translation MKAAFFTETGDPEVIQYADLPDPALGPTEVLVRVAAVAVNPIDTYLRSGAIKLELPSPYVIGCDLAGTVEAVGDEVEMFQVGDRVWGSNQGLMGRQGTFSELASVDEKWLYPIPEGMDEKTAAAGALVGITAHLGLFLHAGLQPGEFVFVNGGTGGVGASVVRLAKASGATVIATVGSEEKKKQCEALGADVVLDYHSSTLDDDIQAAAEKNGGIDIWWETQREPTIERTIGMMKKRGRVVIMAGRDARPDLPIGPFYTNDLKLVGFAMFNATPDEQRVAAEHINRLWLGGHWSASVGQVFPLAEAAAAHRLQEENTLQKSGTLQGKIVLEP, from the coding sequence ATGAAAGCCGCGTTCTTCACCGAAACAGGTGATCCCGAAGTCATTCAATACGCCGATCTTCCCGACCCCGCACTGGGACCGACCGAGGTTCTGGTCCGAGTCGCTGCGGTCGCGGTGAACCCAATCGACACCTACCTGCGAAGCGGAGCGATCAAGCTCGAACTGCCCTCACCCTATGTCATCGGTTGCGATCTCGCTGGCACTGTTGAGGCAGTTGGCGATGAAGTCGAGATGTTCCAAGTTGGCGATCGGGTGTGGGGCAGTAATCAAGGGTTGATGGGGCGTCAGGGCACGTTTTCCGAGTTGGCCAGCGTCGACGAAAAATGGCTGTACCCCATTCCCGAAGGGATGGACGAAAAAACCGCTGCCGCCGGGGCATTGGTTGGCATCACTGCCCATCTTGGGTTGTTCCTCCACGCGGGTCTGCAACCAGGTGAGTTCGTGTTCGTCAACGGCGGCACGGGTGGCGTGGGGGCATCAGTGGTGCGATTGGCGAAGGCTTCGGGAGCCACCGTCATCGCAACCGTGGGCAGTGAGGAAAAGAAAAAACAGTGCGAAGCGTTGGGAGCCGATGTCGTTCTCGACTACCACTCATCAACACTCGATGACGACATCCAAGCCGCTGCCGAGAAAAACGGTGGAATCGACATTTGGTGGGAAACGCAACGCGAACCGACCATCGAACGCACGATTGGCATGATGAAAAAACGCGGTCGCGTGGTCATCATGGCCGGTCGCGATGCCCGTCCCGATTTACCGATCGGTCCGTTCTACACGAACGATCTCAAATTGGTCGGTTTTGCGATGTTCAATGCCACTCCCGACGAGCAACGAGTCGCCGCCGAGCATATCAATCGGCTATGGCTTGGCGGACATTGGTCGGCGAGCGTCGGTCAAGTCTTCCCCCTCGCCGAAGCCGCCGCCGCCCACCGACTGCAAGAGGAAAACACACTCCAAAAGTCCGGCACGCTGCAAGGAAAAATCGTCCTAGAACCGTGA
- a CDS encoding YkgJ family cysteine cluster protein, with the protein MTAASNSGDDRLPILTVDSCDDCGLCCQGIGSPAMLLRSMPRLLGPHPYRRPNFPAELAEELDRHFLGLQRGQEPQEQCLWYDPQTKKCRHYEWRPQICHDYELGGNECRSLRQENGLT; encoded by the coding sequence ATGACAGCCGCTTCGAACTCGGGTGATGATCGGTTACCGATTCTCACCGTTGACTCTTGCGACGATTGCGGACTGTGTTGTCAGGGCATCGGTTCGCCGGCCATGTTGCTGCGATCGATGCCCCGTTTGCTAGGACCGCACCCGTATCGCCGCCCCAATTTTCCGGCGGAGTTGGCCGAGGAACTCGATCGGCACTTCCTCGGTCTGCAACGGGGACAAGAACCGCAAGAGCAGTGTTTGTGGTATGATCCACAGACAAAAAAGTGCCGACACTACGAGTGGCGTCCCCAGATCTGTCACGACTATGAACTTGGCGGCAACGAATGCCGAAGTCTCCGCCAGGAAAACGGCCTCACATGA